One genomic segment of Coffea arabica cultivar ET-39 chromosome 6e, Coffea Arabica ET-39 HiFi, whole genome shotgun sequence includes these proteins:
- the LOC113694476 gene encoding uncharacterized protein gives MTADKRKKPSCDSSPVSCTSDCSSHSSTASNNYIDCLSTYIEQMASRIQWTDAMDEAFLIAYVSFRENNWWDNRKSLETNYDQLAAHLVSNGSLTVTGQQLQTRFYHIKKKWDLFCNLRGISSKAETGVGWSEDTYCFTADDEHWENLVQSNAAYAEFKKENSCYWYDRLTPLLLGRHATGSRAQSASEVVPSEPPRRERANTSARSRKGKGKASISRAPNPTNMGDQGDEDDVYYVPPVPGAVGGKRSASSLGTSGEPEGTRGSKSTRSSTGLEDAISKIGNYSDVVLEDRRSRMEFESLYSVIQCQDVINTMDIPPEWRIHANCHYANYEKEGERVIFLRASATDQYGYILKLMKEKGLA, from the exons ATGACCGCTGACAAGAGGAAGAAGCCTTCTTGCGATT CCTCACCTGTTAGCTGTACTTCCGATTGCTCCTCCCATTCGTCAACAGCCTCTAACAACTACATCGACTGCCTGTCCACCTACATTGAG CAAATGGCCTCCAGGATTCAATGGACCGATGCAATGGATGAAGCTTTCCTCATAGCCTATGTTAGTTTTAGGGAAAATAACTGGTGGGACAACAGGAAATCGCTAGAGACAAACTATGACCAGTTGGCAGCACATTTGGTGAGTAATGGAAGCTTGACCGTCACTGGCCAACAGCTGCAGACCAGATTCTATCAcatcaagaagaaatgggacCTATTCTGTAATCTGCGTGGGATATCATCAAAAGCAGAGACCGGGGTTGGGTGGAGTGAGGACACCTACTGCTTTACTGCTGATGATGAACATTGGGAAAACTTGGTCCAG TCTAATGCGGCGTATGCTGAATTCAAAAAGGAGAACTCCTGCTACTGGTATGATCGACTGACACCATTACTGCTTGGAAGACACGCCACAGGCAGCCGTGCCCAATCGGCAAGCGAAGTAGTACCATCGGAACCACCTCGCCGTGAAAGGGCCAATACTTCTGCTAGGAGCCGGAAGGGAAAAGGTAAAGCCTCTATCTCGAGGGCTCCTAATCCGACAAACATGGGCGACCAAGGGGATGAAGATGACGTGTACTATGTGCCGCCAGTTCCAGGGGCAGTTGGAGGTAAAAGGTCAGCGTCAAGCCTAGGGACCAGCGGTGAACCGGAGGGAACTAGAGGGTCAAAATCTACAAGGTCATCTACAGGTCTTGAGGATGCTATTAGCAAAATTGGAAATTACTCCGACGTTGTACTTGAGGACAGACGGAGCAGGATGGAGTTCGAGTCCCTCTATAGCGTAATCCAGTGCCAGGATGTGATCAACACAATGGACATTCCGCCAGAATGGAGAATACACGCTAACTGTCATTATGCGAATTATGAAAAAGAGGGTGAGCGCGTTATATTCCTTCGGGCTTCTGCAACTGACCAGTACGGCTATATCCTTAAGTTGATGAAAGAGAAAGGCTTGGCTTGA